In Acidisarcina polymorpha, the DNA window TGCCTTAGCGACGACGCAATTTCGCCAGACCACCGTCGGCGACTCGGCGACACAGAAGACAAGGTTGACACATGACCACCTGCTTGTTCAGGCTCGCGTCGGTGCAGCTATTCCTTTGTCAGTGGAAGTAGCTGGAGGACGACCAATCGATTCGGTTGCCTTCCGGATGGAAATAGATGGGGAGATGGGAACGCTCCACATAGATGGGGGTGCACCGCGCGGCTTCCAGTCGGGAAAACTAATCGTTAGTTGGTGTGGCGAGCTCCAACACGTCGATGAAGGCGAGGGTGCTGCAATGCCGGCGGAAGCCGCGAACGTCGCACTTATGTATGCAGCACTGCGGAACGACTTTCTCTCAGGCACAGCCACTGTTCCCGACTTCGAACACGCAGTCCGATTGACCAAGCTGCTTAGTGACTTGACGGCATCCTCGCGAACCGGTTGCAGGAAACTGTCCGCGGATTGGCCGACCTAAGGAGCGTAGACGCATCTTTCATCTCGAATGGAAGCGAATGCCTTGGCTTGGTCCTCCCAACTCTTGGAGAAATATGCTTTGCCTCCGGTGGCTCTGCTCATACGTTCGAAAACAGCGGTAGACTCCGGCTCCTTCGCCGCCTCTTGGGTGCTGATCATGTAAATGACGGTTACGGTGGACTGTGCCAGCTCAGCTACGTCTTCTGGAGGAACGACGCTTGCGTTGTCGGGGCCATTGGAGAAGACTACGATTACCTTTCAGCCGGTGACACACGCGGCGTCCTTCACGGTCAATAAAAGGCAGTTGTAGAGAGCGGCATCGTCTCCAGCTACTGTACTTCGTACACCTTGGAGCACGCGCCCCCGATCGGGGGTAAGCAAGGCCGCACGGAAGAGATTACGGCTGTAGGAGTAAAAGGCAACCTTATTCGCCTCCTGGAGGGAGCGAACAAAACCGGCGATGGCATCCTGCGCATAAACAAAGCCGCGATACATGTAATTGCTCGTGTCAAAGAGCACAAATACACTCGCGTCTTTGAAAGGGGAGGCAGCCACTTCAAGGACCCCGCTGGAGGTAGTTCGTTTGGCCTCATTAGGCACGGAACTGGTGATCGGAGATGGCGTCGTCGATGCCTGACGAGTCTCATTGCCGTCTTCAAAGATGGCGATCTACTGCGGAATCTTATCCTCTATTATGGAGAATTCCTGCGGCGTAGGCCAATCACATAATTCCCGTCGCGATCGGTGACCGCCACGTTGAGCTGCACCAGATTGACACGCACGTGGATACGGGACTCGTCTTCTTGGCCGGAGTTCCCGCCACACCAATGAAGAATGAGCTGGCAGTGAGATAAGATAGCTTTTCATGAAATAAACCCTCCCGCGGTCGCGTCTTCATGCCGCTCAAACGCCTGGACGACTTGCCGCAGCTTAGGCAAACATGCACGGGCACAAGCTTTTTCTTCGATCCTCCTAGATCTCGGGTCGACATTTGCCCTCCAGTAAAGTAAATGGTTTGGCCACAAACAAGGGGTGGCTAATTAGCACCCACGGACCCTGACTGTATCTATCTGCAGGCACAGAGAACAAATTGGCATCAGTTTAAACACCACAACTGGTGACGTCCTGAACCAGCCTCATAGCCATAGACCTCTTCCCGTGCCGCGCATGATTGAACGCAACGATGTTAGGTGATCGACCTGCCCCCTTCGGGGGCGTGAATTCCGAAGGTGGCGTACATCTCTTCTCGTTCCATTCAGAACCGCTCATCAAGGCACCAGCTTGAAAAGCCGATCGGCATTGCTGTGCATGATCTTCTCCAAGTCTGAGCTTGTCACAGGCAACGTCCGAATGAACCGCGTTGCTCCTTCCAACGGCACGAATGGATAATCGAGTGAAGCAAGAATCCTGTCTGGGCCGAAAGTTTTCAGAACAGTCTCAAACATTGCTGGATACGCGAAGCCGCTAATCGTGACGTGCACCTGCTGCAACAGCATTTCGCGCACTGTTCTGGCGGTTCCTTCGGCGAGCCTACGCGTCAGGATCTGATCAAAGCGGGTAAGCATCTCCGCCAGTCCCTCTCCTAGATGACCGATCACAAGCTGAAGCTTTGGATGGCGATCCAAGGATCCGGAAAGAGCCATGCGCAGGACGTGGATCGCGGTGTCAGAGTGCCATCCCCAACCCGCGATAGATAAAAAGAACCCCAAGGGTTCTGGGAGGTGACTGAAGTAAGCGTCTCGCGCGGCCTTCGGAGGTATGCCAGGGTGCAGGTAAAGCGGCACTTCGAGTGCCTCGGCACGAGCGAGCAACGGCGCGTAAATAGGATCGTCAAGGAAGCGCCCCTC includes these proteins:
- a CDS encoding amidohydrolase family protein, producing MSEYKPMRLVTLEEHFTISECVHEIDPGTAKERGYWSRDQPYGVLSFLEELLEVGDKRIATMDQFGITVQVLSWDGPGADLIHGEAGVTWAKQVNDRLASIVATHPDRYAGLAHLPLNSPEASADELERCIRQLGFKGAMVRGATEGRFLDDPIYAPLLARAEALEVPLYLHPGIPPKAARDAYFSHLPEPLGFFLSIAGWGWHSDTAIHVLRMALSGSLDRHPKLQLVIGHLGEGLAEMLTRFDQILTRRLAEGTARTVREMLLQQVHVTISGFAYPAMFETVLKTFGPDRILASLDYPFVPLEGATRFIRTLPVTSSDLEKIMHSNADRLFKLVP